A stretch of Branchiostoma lanceolatum isolate klBraLanc5 chromosome 14, klBraLanc5.hap2, whole genome shotgun sequence DNA encodes these proteins:
- the LOC136448614 gene encoding uncharacterized protein: protein MVQLFYYENLGAECRKLLAKTDYPVKVVLFPYEGWAASALRVTWTLKLHKWSRSRCKVVELKCGSRMASTVAKVTEFAKGYMSIRGRFKGAKDPDFELCLTSHVSNADFRDGYLLTGTLERGDRAEGRMELTHFAMVRRDPY from the coding sequence ATGGTACAGCTCTTCTACTACGAGAATCTCGGGGCAGAGTGCCGCAAGCTCCTGGCCAAGACGGACTACCCGGTAAAGGTCGTGTTGTTCCCGTACGAGGGCTGGGCCGCCTCGGCTCTGCGCGTGACCTGGACCCTCAAGTTGCACAAGTGGAGCCGGTCCCGCTGCAAGGTGGTCGAGTTGAAGTGCGGGAGTCGCATGGCGTCCACAGTCGCGAAGGTTACGGAGTTCGCCAAGGGGTACATGTCCATCCGGGGGAGATTCAAAGGCGCCAAGGACCCTGACTTTGAGCTGTGTTTGACGTCGCACGTTTCCAATGCGGACTTCCGGGACGGGTACTTGCTGACGGGGACGCTTGAGAGGGGGGATCGCGCCGAGGGCAGAATGGAGCTTACCCACTTCGCCATGGTGCGGAGAGACCCGTACTGA